GGAAGCGGTGCCGTTGCGGTCCATTTCCGTTTTGGAGGGTTGTAAGGTGGTGGACGTACTGATATCGACCGGTTCCAACGGCGGATTCAATTGCGATTCCACGGAAATTTTCTGTAATTGGGTTGTTTGGGTCTGCTTGCTGTCTTCCGCCCAAGCCGCGTTCACCGACGCGCCACTGGCCAACAGAATCGCAGACACGAGTTTCTTGCGAAGCATGTCTTTCTCCTGAAAAGGATATCTCTTACTGATTATTAAGGGGGATTAAATAAAACGAATCAATCAGGAGAAGGCCGGCGGAGCGCGGCTGAAATAGACGGCCGCGAAGGTGGCGGCAAACGATAAAATGGAATCCGGGCGCCACACATCCCGGTAAACGGGTGTCTGCGGCAACTCGAAACTCGGCGTGAAGGCACTGGCTTGGTGCTCCACACCGTCGAAGACATTACACACTTCGGCGTGTTCATGGAACGGATGAATCTCGGCGTGCAGCAAAGCCGCCGTCTGCGCGAACAGCAACACGAACGCCAGCAACAGATGTCGCCAGGACACCGTGTCAGCGCCAAAAGGCTGAAGCCATCGCTTCGGCCGTGTGTTTGTCAGGGTTCGTCGATTCATCGTCAAAAAATACGAGTTCGTTACAGGTTGTTGGAGTATTCACTTAGCTGTTCTGAAACAACCCGCGTCGGTTACTTCTTTACATTTTCGTCATTACATTGTGTTACATAATAACATTCTCTATTTTAGCTCCTCCTGACATGAAATCCAGTGATAAATAAAATTTATTTCAAAAAGTCATCCAAATGGCCAGGCCTGGTGGTTTTTCGGTTTGTTTGACAGCTTTATGAAAGGCGCGGATTCGGCATGATTTTTTCAAACCGCATGGCTATAATGAAACCAATCGTTGCACAAAATCACTTACTAGAAGGATGCGCCATGTCTTTGTCACCCTACGCCGGAAAACCTGCCCCACAATCCATTCTGGAAAACATTCCCAAACTGATGACCGACTACTACAACCTGATTCCCGATGCCAGCAATCCGGATCAGGCGGTCGCCTTCGGCACCTCCGGCCACCGTGGCAGCGCCAGCAAAACCGCCTTCAATGAAAACCACATTGCCGCCATTTCACAAGCGATTGTCGAATACCGCGACGCGCAAGGCATCACCGGCCCGATCTACATCGGCATGGACAGCCACGCCCTGTCGGAAGCCGCTCACGCCACCGCCATCGAAGTCTTTGCCGGCAACAGTCTGGACGTCATTATCCAAGGCAAAGGCCGTTACACGCCGACGCCGGTCATTTCGCACGCCATTCTCACCTACAACGAAAACCGCACCGATGATTTGGCCGACGGCGTCATCATCACGCCATCGCACAATCCACCGGAAGACGGCGGCTTCAAATACAACCCGCCAAACGGCGGCCCGGCCGATACCGACGCCACCTCCGTAATTCAAGACCGCGCCAATGAAATCCTGATGTCCGACATGCAAGCCATCAACCGCATGCCGCTGGCCGAGGCGATGGCTTCCGAATTCGTCAAGGCCGAAGACCTCATCATGCCGTATGTCAAAGACCTCGACAAAATCGTCGATATGAAAGCCATCAAAGACGCCGGACTCAAGCTCGGCATCGACCCGCTCGGCGGAGCAGCGGTGGATTACTGGCAACCGATTGCCGACCATTACGGCTTGAATCTGGAAATCGTCAACAAACACGTCGACCCGACCTTCTCGTTCATGACGGTGGATAAAGACGGCAAAATCCGCATGGACTGCTCCTCGCCTTACGCCATGGCCAGCCTGATTGCACTGAAAGACGACTACGACATCGCCTTCGGCAACGACACCGACACCGACCGCCACGGCATCGTCACCCCGTCGGTCGGTTTAATGAACCCAAACCACTATCTCGCCGTCGCCATTCAATACCTGCTGACCCACCGTCCGAACTGGTCGGCGGACGTTAAAATCGGTAAAACGCTGGTGTCCAGCTCCATGATTGACCGCGTCGTCGCCTCCTTGGGCAAAACCCTGGCGGAAGTGCCGGTCGGTTTCAAATGGTTTGTGGACGGTTTGGTGTCCGGCGACTATGCCTTTGGTGGCGAAGAATCCGCCGGGGCGTCTTTCTTGAAAATGGATGGCACCGTCTGGAGCACCGACAAGGACGGCATTATCATGAATTTATTGGCGGCGGAAATCACCGCCGTCACCGGCAAAGACCCGGGGCAACTGTATCAAGAGCTAACTGAACAATTCGGCAACCCGGTATACAGCCGCATCGACGCACCGGCCAACCGTGAACAGAAAGCGATTTTGAAAAACCTGTCCCCGGAAATGGTCAAAGCCGACACTTTGGCGGGTGAACCGATTCTGGACAAACTCACCCATGCACCGGGCAACGGCGCGGCCATCGGTGGCCTGAAAATCACCACCGAAAACGGCTGGTTCGCCGCCCGCCCATCCGGCACCGAGGACATCTATAAAATCTACGCCGAAAGTTTTAAAGGCCAAGCGCATTTGGATGAAATTCTAAAAGAAGCGCAAGCGATTGTGAGTGAAGCTTTGAAAAAATAAAAGGATAAGAGCTTGGTTACGAGAAATGATATGAAAAAATGGATAATTGAAGGCTTGAAAGCTAATAATGGAAAAGGTTGGCCTAAAGAAATTTCAAAATACATATGGGAAAACTATGAAGCTCAATTGAAATCTTCTGGGGATTTGCTTTATACATGGCAGTATGATGTTAGGTGGGCAGCACAAAAACTTCGATATGAAGGCATCCTCAAGCCAGTTAATGGCCGCCGAGACTTACCATGGGAGTTAGCTTAAGCTCTAAAATGCATTTCAAAAAGCTTTTCTTGGTTACTAACTCGTTTCACCACCAACGCTTCCCCACTTTGAAAGCCCAAATGCAGGTCATGTTCCACGCGATTTGTTTTGTGTTTACGCGCGCTTCTGGGTTCAACTTTCCAATCGGCGATATCCGCTCGTTGAAAGCGGTGAATTTCCAGAGGAAACAGTAACACCATCTTGTCGTTGTCGGCATCCACAATCAGTTTTCGGCCCAAGCCTAAGTCCACTTCATTCACCGGTTGAAAGGCTTCGGTTTCCAACAGACGTTGGTAGGTTTGTGCCACTTCGGTTTTCAGCGCCTGATGTTGTTTAAAGCCATATCGCAATAACAGCAGCCCCGGCAACACCCACAGCCCCCAGATGGGTAAGGTGTGGATAAAACCGTTTGAGAGTTGGCTAATCGCCAACACCAAGCCGGATGCGACAATCAACGCCACCACCCACATCCATAATTTGAAGCGCGCTAAATGGCGCGGTGTAAACGTTTGATAAGCCATCCTTATATTTCCTGTTTTATTGCCTGTTTTGTTAAGAAGAGCAACTCAGTTGCAGCCCTTTTTGTTCCGGGCTTGGCGGTTTCTGAAATTCCGCCAGGCCTGGGTGTTCTTCGAAAGGTGAATGCAGCGCTTCCACCCACTGTTCTAACGGTTGATAATCACCATTTTCGGCGGCTTCGATAATGCCTTGTGCAATGTAGTTCCGCAAGACGATGGCCGGATTGACGGCCAAAATCCGTTGCTGGCGTTCCGATTCGGAAATGCCTTCCTGCTGCAAGCGGGCATCGTAACGCTGGAACCAATCGACAAAGGCGCCGGGTTGGTTCAATAACGTCATCAATTCACCTTCATCCGGTTGGTTCCATTTCGCCAAGCGGCGGAAAAACAAACTGAAATCCACCCGATGCTGATCCATCAACACCAATAAATCGCCAATCAGGTTTTTATCGTCGGGCTGTACGGTATGCAATCCGATTTTACAATTCATCTCATCGATGTACTGGCGATTATAGGTTTCCACAAAGGCTTCCAAGGCTTCGTTTTGCGCGGCTTCGTCCAACACTTTATCGAAGGCGTGCGCCAGCAGTTGGCAATTGGTGACACCGATTTTCGGTTGCTGATTATAAGCGTAACGCCCTTCGTAATCGGAATGATTGCAGATGTACTCGATTTGAAAATCGTCGAAAAAGGCATAAGGCCCGAAGTCGAAGGTTTCGCCGAGAATGGACATGTTATCGGAATTCATCACCCCGTGATTGAAGCCCACCGCTTGCCATTTCGCCATCAGCACCGCGGTGCGCTCGCAAACGGTTTTCAACAAGGCGGCACTGCGTTGCGGCTCTTCTAGCGACTGCAATTCCGGGTAATGATGTTCCACCACAAAATTGGTCAGGAATTCAAGGGTGGCCGGGCCTTTGGAGGCGGCCCACTGAAAATGCCCGAAACGGATGTGGCTGGGCGTGACACGCATCAAGCTGGCGCGCGG
The nucleotide sequence above comes from Hydrogenovibrio thermophilus. Encoded proteins:
- the pgm gene encoding phosphoglucomutase (alpha-D-glucose-1,6-bisphosphate-dependent); its protein translation is MSLSPYAGKPAPQSILENIPKLMTDYYNLIPDASNPDQAVAFGTSGHRGSASKTAFNENHIAAISQAIVEYRDAQGITGPIYIGMDSHALSEAAHATAIEVFAGNSLDVIIQGKGRYTPTPVISHAILTYNENRTDDLADGVIITPSHNPPEDGGFKYNPPNGGPADTDATSVIQDRANEILMSDMQAINRMPLAEAMASEFVKAEDLIMPYVKDLDKIVDMKAIKDAGLKLGIDPLGGAAVDYWQPIADHYGLNLEIVNKHVDPTFSFMTVDKDGKIRMDCSSPYAMASLIALKDDYDIAFGNDTDTDRHGIVTPSVGLMNPNHYLAVAIQYLLTHRPNWSADVKIGKTLVSSSMIDRVVASLGKTLAEVPVGFKWFVDGLVSGDYAFGGEESAGASFLKMDGTVWSTDKDGIIMNLLAAEITAVTGKDPGQLYQELTEQFGNPVYSRIDAPANREQKAILKNLSPEMVKADTLAGEPILDKLTHAPGNGAAIGGLKITTENGWFAARPSGTEDIYKIYAESFKGQAHLDEILKEAQAIVSEALKK
- a CDS encoding protein adenylyltransferase SelO codes for the protein MLQHPYLELPKSFFQPVWPEPQQNARLVAVNRALMQEIDCDLSDEQLLALTAGQLEDASLAEFDLQPLAQKYTGHQFGYYNPDLGDGRGLLLGRWEDKNGQAWDFHLKGAGRTPYSRRGDGRAVLRSVIREYLASEALFGLGVPTTRALSIATSDEQVQRETFEPRASLMRVTPSHIRFGHFQWAASKGPATLEFLTNFVVEHHYPELQSLEEPQRSAALLKTVCERTAVLMAKWQAVGFNHGVMNSDNMSILGETFDFGPYAFFDDFQIEYICNHSDYEGRYAYNQQPKIGVTNCQLLAHAFDKVLDEAAQNEALEAFVETYNRQYIDEMNCKIGLHTVQPDDKNLIGDLLVLMDQHRVDFSLFFRRLAKWNQPDEGELMTLLNQPGAFVDWFQRYDARLQQEGISESERQQRILAVNPAIVLRNYIAQGIIEAAENGDYQPLEQWVEALHSPFEEHPGLAEFQKPPSPEQKGLQLSCSS